One stretch of Rhodoferax lithotrophicus DNA includes these proteins:
- the mreC gene encoding rod shape-determining protein MreC has protein sequence MPLGTLDGDPPPFFRQGPSALSKLVFFSAFAILLMVADLRFQIAQPIRATFATMLYPLQWAVMRPLVWAQSGSQYFQTLNTSQNKEAAAQYKLGLQSQRALQVEQLTLENTRLRGLLDMRERIKTPALAAQVLYDAADPYTRKVIIDKGALAAVQAGAPVLDESGILGQVTRVYPLVSEVTLLTDRNQAIPVLNVRTGVRGLAFGESGARSGALELRFMDANVDMVAGDLLTTSGVDGVYPPGLPVARVLKIERRADSAFARIVCDPVARVAGSLHVLVLQPLTEQIHARPNDSPVPIAKSKGGKP, from the coding sequence GATATTGCTGATGGTGGCGGATCTGCGCTTTCAAATTGCTCAACCCATCAGAGCTACTTTTGCCACCATGTTGTACCCCTTGCAATGGGCCGTGATGCGCCCATTGGTGTGGGCTCAAAGTGGAAGTCAGTATTTTCAGACTCTAAACACTTCACAAAACAAGGAAGCTGCGGCGCAATACAAATTGGGTTTGCAGTCCCAGCGAGCCTTGCAAGTTGAACAATTGACGCTGGAAAACACTCGACTACGAGGCTTGCTTGACATGCGCGAACGCATCAAAACTCCAGCGCTTGCAGCTCAGGTGTTGTATGACGCAGCCGATCCTTATACACGCAAGGTCATCATTGACAAAGGTGCTTTGGCCGCCGTACAGGCAGGAGCACCGGTGCTGGATGAATCTGGCATTCTGGGACAAGTGACCCGCGTCTATCCATTGGTGAGTGAGGTAACTTTACTGACTGATCGCAACCAAGCCATTCCGGTACTCAATGTACGCACAGGCGTACGCGGCTTGGCGTTTGGTGAATCTGGTGCGCGCAGTGGTGCACTAGAACTGCGCTTCATGGATGCCAATGTAGACATGGTGGCAGGCGACCTGCTCACCACCAGCGGGGTAGATGGTGTTTACCCTCCTGGCTTGCCAGTAGCACGGGTACTCAAGATTGAACGCCGTGCTGATTCCGCTTTTGCCCGAATTGTTTGTGACCCCGTGGCTCGTGTGGCGGGCAGTTTGCATGTGCTGGTGTTGCAGCCATTGACAGAGCAAATTCATGCTAGACCAAATGACTCGCCTGTGCCCATAGCCAAAAGCAAAGGGGGTAAGCCATGA
- the mreD gene encoding rod shape-determining protein MreD has protein sequence MIMPRGQQQLLMPASPLFIWGSLVLAMSLNMLINMGWVGRAVWVPDILALVLVFWVIHQPLRIGVGVAFVLGLAMDVHQSSLLGQHALAYTTLSFLAIGIHRRLLWFSVPSQAAQVLPFFFAAHVLSLVVRLMTGGDFPGWWMVLAPLLEALLWPVVSVLLLMPQRRAPNPDANRPL, from the coding sequence ATGATCATGCCGCGCGGTCAACAACAATTATTGATGCCAGCCAGCCCTTTGTTTATATGGGGCTCGCTGGTATTGGCAATGAGTCTCAACATGCTGATCAACATGGGTTGGGTTGGCCGCGCAGTTTGGGTGCCTGACATTTTGGCTCTGGTATTGGTGTTCTGGGTCATTCATCAACCCTTACGTATTGGGGTGGGGGTAGCCTTTGTGCTCGGTTTGGCAATGGATGTGCATCAAAGTAGTTTATTAGGGCAGCACGCTTTGGCCTATACCACTTTAAGTTTTCTCGCCATAGGTATTCATCGGCGCTTGTTGTGGTTCAGCGTGCCATCACAGGCGGCGCAGGTCTTGCCATTTTTTTTTGCTGCACATGTTTTGTCATTGGTGGTACGCCTGATGACCGGGGGAGATTTCCCCGGCTGGTGGATGGTGTTGGCCCCGCTGCTGGAGGCCCTCTTGTGGCCTGTCGTAAGTGTGCTGCTCCTGATGCCACAAAGGCGTGCACCCAACCCGGATGCTAATCGGCCCCTATAA
- the mrdA gene encoding penicillin-binding protein 2 yields MTVIRNVQLELARFRLRVLVASLVVLLCFGLLAARLIYLQVVRHEDLLAQAENNRTAVVPIVPNRGLILDRNGIVLATNYSAYTLEITPAKVPDLEQTINDLSQLLEITQRDRRHFKKLREEGKNFESIPLRSRLTDEEVARFAAQRYRFPGVDIKARLFRSYPYGELASHVIGYIGRINSAEKEQLDESDDAANYRGTEYIGKLGVEQSLEQQLHGITGVDSMETSAGGRATRRLTSQPSTPGNTVKLSIDIKLQKLIEDMFGERRGALVALDPKTGEVLAFVSKPTFDPNLFVDGIDQENWQLLNESIDKPLLNRALRGTYPPGSTYKPFMALAALTTGKRSASMQMNDPGFFMFGGRRFGSPENERGGIMDMHRAIVESSNAYFYSLANEMGVDAMHDFMKPLGFGQITGIDIHGEVRGVLPSQAWKRGYFKRPEQQKWYAGETISLGIGQGYNSFTMLQLAQATAILANNGIKHKPQLVMATQNASSGISQALNPNTAEDLGLKPEHIEVVRKAMVGVTQEGTSARVFAGAGYLSAGKTGTAQAVTMRKNEKYNAARMEEHQRDHSLYIAFAPVEDPKIALAVIVENAGFGTTSAAPIARRTFDYWLLGQYPNNQDLALVRTGQAGAPVGQPLQATAVPWPRGGLPQVNAAVETVKPTATPPTPPASTASQAASL; encoded by the coding sequence ATGACCGTCATTCGCAATGTTCAACTTGAACTGGCCCGCTTTCGCCTGCGGGTGTTGGTAGCCAGCCTCGTGGTGCTGTTGTGCTTCGGTTTACTTGCAGCCCGGTTGATATACCTGCAAGTGGTGCGCCATGAAGATTTGCTTGCCCAGGCTGAAAACAATCGAACGGCGGTAGTACCCATTGTTCCCAATCGTGGTTTGATACTTGATCGTAACGGCATCGTACTGGCGACCAATTATTCGGCTTACACGCTGGAGATCACCCCCGCCAAAGTGCCTGATCTAGAACAAACCATCAATGATTTGTCACAACTGCTTGAAATCACACAACGTGATCGCCGCCATTTCAAAAAATTGCGAGAAGAGGGTAAAAACTTTGAATCTATCCCATTGCGCAGTCGATTGACAGACGAAGAGGTTGCACGTTTTGCAGCACAGCGCTATCGGTTTCCTGGCGTTGACATCAAAGCCCGTCTGTTTCGCAGCTACCCCTATGGCGAGTTGGCAAGTCACGTGATTGGCTACATCGGTCGCATCAATTCAGCGGAAAAAGAACAACTGGACGAATCAGACGATGCCGCCAACTACCGCGGAACGGAATACATTGGCAAGCTTGGCGTGGAACAAAGCCTTGAACAGCAATTGCACGGCATTACAGGTGTGGACTCCATGGAAACCTCCGCTGGTGGTCGCGCCACCCGCCGACTCACCAGCCAGCCATCCACACCTGGCAATACCGTCAAACTGTCCATTGACATCAAGTTACAAAAACTGATTGAAGATATGTTTGGGGAGCGGCGAGGGGCGCTTGTGGCGCTGGATCCCAAGACGGGTGAAGTATTGGCGTTTGTCAGCAAACCCACCTTCGACCCCAACCTGTTTGTCGACGGCATTGATCAGGAAAACTGGCAACTTCTGAACGAATCCATTGACAAACCACTACTTAACCGGGCCCTTCGAGGCACTTACCCGCCAGGTTCAACCTACAAACCATTCATGGCACTGGCGGCATTAACTACAGGTAAACGCTCCGCTAGCATGCAAATGAATGACCCGGGCTTTTTCATGTTTGGCGGCCGTCGTTTTGGCAGTCCAGAGAATGAGCGTGGTGGCATCATGGACATGCACCGAGCCATTGTGGAGTCCAGCAATGCCTATTTTTATTCTTTGGCCAATGAAATGGGCGTGGATGCTATGCACGACTTCATGAAACCACTGGGATTTGGCCAGATCACGGGTATCGACATCCATGGTGAGGTACGTGGCGTGCTCCCCAGTCAAGCGTGGAAGCGAGGCTATTTCAAACGCCCGGAGCAGCAAAAATGGTATGCGGGTGAAACTATTTCCTTGGGAATTGGGCAAGGGTACAACAGCTTCACCATGCTCCAACTCGCTCAGGCTACCGCCATCCTGGCTAACAACGGCATCAAACACAAACCACAACTGGTAATGGCAACGCAGAATGCCAGCTCCGGCATCAGTCAAGCCTTGAACCCAAACACGGCAGAAGACCTTGGCCTCAAGCCCGAGCACATTGAAGTGGTTCGCAAGGCGATGGTGGGCGTGACACAGGAAGGGACTTCAGCGCGCGTTTTTGCTGGTGCAGGCTACCTCAGTGCCGGAAAAACGGGTACAGCTCAGGCTGTAACCATGCGCAAAAATGAAAAATACAACGCCGCCCGTATGGAGGAACACCAGCGTGATCATTCTCTCTACATAGCATTTGCTCCTGTGGAGGATCCCAAAATTGCATTGGCAGTGATTGTCGAAAACGCAGGTTTTGGCACTACATCTGCGGCACCCATCGCGCGAAGGACTTTTGACTACTGGTTACTGGGTCAATACCCCAATAATCAGGACTTGGCTTTGGTGCGCACAGGGCAAGCCGGTGCGCCTGTGGGTCAACCGCTACAAGCCACCGCAGTACCGTGGCCCCGGGGTGGGCTACCTCAAGTCAACGCTGCGGTTGAAACGGTAAAACCAACCGCAACACCCCCCACACCACCGGCTTCTACGGCCTCTCAGGCAGCTTCTTTGTAG
- a CDS encoding homocysteine S-methyltransferase family protein — MKNQTYTRGQMLPEILQKRIMVLDGAMGTMIQRFKLDESQYRGERFKDFHKDIKGNNELLSLTRPDVITDIHERYLAAGADMIETNTFGATTVAQADYDMADLAFEMNLASAQLARAACDKFSTPDKPRFALGALGPTPKTASISPDVNDPGARNVSFEELRAAYYQQVEGLVQGGVDALLVETIFDTLNAKAALFAIDEFFEASGERLPIIISGTVTDASGRILSGQTVTAFWHSVRHARPLAVGLNCALGAALMRPYIQELAKAASDTFISCYPNAGLPNPMSDTGFDETPADTSRLLGEFAVEGLVNIVGGCCGTTPEHIGAIHDKVVLLPGRFLPHNVFYKEAA, encoded by the coding sequence ATGAAAAACCAGACTTACACACGCGGCCAAATGCTGCCAGAAATTTTGCAAAAACGTATCATGGTTCTTGATGGTGCCATGGGGACCATGATTCAGCGTTTTAAGCTGGATGAATCGCAATACCGCGGGGAGCGCTTCAAAGACTTCCACAAAGACATCAAAGGTAACAACGAATTGCTTAGCCTAACCCGGCCGGACGTGATCACCGATATTCACGAGCGCTATTTAGCAGCCGGTGCTGACATGATTGAAACCAATACTTTTGGCGCAACTACGGTAGCTCAGGCGGATTACGACATGGCTGATCTTGCGTTTGAGATGAACCTGGCATCTGCCCAATTAGCACGTGCAGCCTGTGATAAATTTTCTACACCAGATAAACCTCGCTTTGCCCTGGGCGCGCTGGGCCCAACGCCCAAAACCGCCAGCATCAGCCCGGATGTGAATGATCCTGGTGCACGCAATGTCAGCTTTGAAGAACTGCGCGCAGCGTATTACCAACAGGTTGAAGGTCTCGTGCAAGGTGGTGTGGACGCGTTATTGGTGGAGACCATTTTTGATACCCTTAATGCTAAAGCTGCGCTGTTTGCTATTGATGAATTTTTTGAAGCCAGTGGTGAACGCTTACCAATCATCATCAGTGGTACCGTCACCGATGCCTCTGGTCGTATTTTGAGCGGTCAGACGGTCACAGCGTTTTGGCACAGTGTCCGCCATGCGCGACCTTTGGCGGTGGGGCTGAATTGCGCCTTGGGTGCGGCACTGATGCGACCTTACATTCAGGAGCTGGCCAAAGCCGCATCTGATACTTTCATCAGTTGCTACCCGAATGCTGGCTTACCCAACCCCATGAGCGATACTGGCTTTGATGAAACACCCGCCGATACCAGTCGATTGTTAGGCGAATTTGCGGTCGAGGGGTTGGTTAATATCGTAGGCGGTTGCTGCGGCACTACGCCGGAACACATTGGGGCAATACACGACAAAGTTGTCCTTCTGCCTGGACGTTTTCTCCCGCACAATGTGTTCTACAAAGAAGCTGCCTGA
- a CDS encoding cupin domain-containing protein, whose translation MVTANLFCNIPADLPEELVQTIVVADGLKIERIVSKGHQSKQDFWYDQEQNEWVFLARGEARLQFQDQTLHLKAGDYINIPAHQKHRVEWTNPDEETVWLAIFY comes from the coding sequence ATGGTAACCGCCAATTTATTTTGCAATATTCCAGCTGATTTGCCGGAAGAGCTTGTTCAAACCATCGTCGTGGCTGATGGGTTAAAAATTGAACGTATCGTTTCCAAGGGACATCAATCGAAGCAAGATTTCTGGTATGACCAAGAGCAAAACGAATGGGTGTTCCTAGCTAGAGGAGAGGCACGGCTGCAATTTCAAGATCAAACCCTGCACCTTAAAGCTGGAGACTACATCAACATACCTGCCCATCAAAAACACAGGGTTGAATGGACAAACCCAGATGAAGAAACCGTTTGGCTCGCCATTTTTTATTGA
- a CDS encoding DMT family transporter: protein MFFHFQNFWRSCPGNTRGVFLVMVAMLCWAILDTCNKHLMSLGIAPKQVLYLQATIVLVMLSPLIIWTRGKVVATRNPRMHMVRGAFIVTSAWCAAWAVSHLPLAEASAYLMAGSLFMLPLGVWLLGEKPHWMRWLGVAVGFGGVLTILQPGPSAFQWAALVALLGAFMEAMLGVVLKKYSGSEHPIAVLAWSQSACWVTFGLMSGFQLPQIPVVLWVLMPVIGLASSGIYMAYFFAYRAGDASAVEAGSFSMLLFSPALGYLVFSEMPDASFWLGAGLLVCGIALVIIEPKGHAH from the coding sequence ATGTTCTTTCATTTTCAAAATTTCTGGCGCTCCTGTCCTGGTAATACACGCGGGGTATTTCTGGTCATGGTTGCTATGCTGTGCTGGGCAATACTCGATACTTGCAATAAACATTTAATGAGCTTGGGTATTGCCCCCAAGCAAGTGCTTTATTTGCAGGCCACCATAGTTTTGGTGATGTTATCGCCCCTGATTATTTGGACTCGTGGCAAAGTTGTTGCGACTCGGAATCCGCGAATGCATATGGTGCGCGGTGCTTTCATTGTGACTTCTGCGTGGTGTGCAGCTTGGGCTGTTTCACACTTGCCATTGGCTGAGGCCAGTGCTTATTTGATGGCAGGTAGTTTGTTCATGTTGCCGCTTGGTGTTTGGCTTTTGGGTGAAAAACCCCATTGGATGCGCTGGCTTGGTGTTGCGGTCGGTTTTGGTGGCGTACTGACCATTTTGCAGCCAGGGCCTAGTGCGTTTCAATGGGCTGCCTTGGTAGCACTTCTGGGGGCATTCATGGAGGCTATGCTTGGCGTAGTCTTAAAGAAATATTCTGGGAGTGAGCACCCAATTGCGGTGCTGGCCTGGAGTCAGTCAGCCTGTTGGGTGACTTTTGGGTTGATGAGTGGATTTCAATTACCTCAAATCCCCGTGGTATTGTGGGTATTGATGCCAGTCATTGGATTGGCATCATCGGGCATTTATATGGCCTATTTTTTTGCCTACCGTGCTGGAGATGCTTCAGCCGTTGAGGCTGGCAGTTTTTCAATGCTGTTGTTCAGTCCGGCTCTTGGTTACCTAGTGTTTTCAGAAATGCCGGATGCCTCTTTTTGGCTGGGGGCTGGGTTGCTGGTGTGTGGTATCGCGTTGGTCATTATTGAGCCGAAGGGGCATGCACATTGA
- a CDS encoding Do family serine endopeptidase translates to MNTQLLKPRKILVVLASAGIIGAAGFGVLGLSHAQANRVNATPVATMTTAPAMGLPDFSQITARYGAAVVNISVTGMVKTAGDGEGSNASRPWMPGMSGIDPSDPFFEFFKHFQGYGGRLHNQSLIPVRGEGSGFIISADGIILTNAHVVRDAKDVTVKLTDRREFAARVLGIDVKTDVAVLKIDATGLPTVQTGNTRDLKVGEWVLAIGSPFGFENSVTAGVVSAKGRSLPDDSFVPFIQTDVAVNPGNSGGPLFNTRGEVVGINSQIYSRSGGYQGLSFAIPIELATRVKDQIVATGQASHARLGVSIQEVNQTLADSFHLPKPEGALVSNVDKDSPADKAGLRSGDVILKANGQAIVGSADLPALIGTISPGEKINLEVWRQGQQEQVTAMLGDASNKLERLAKTDVHADQGKLGLVLRPLLPQEMRDPGIHQGLLIENAAGPAAAAGVQAGDVLMAVNGTPVESVDQVRKIVSMANKSLALLIQRDGSKIFVPVRIG, encoded by the coding sequence ATGAATACGCAGTTATTGAAACCCCGGAAGATCCTGGTGGTACTCGCTTCTGCAGGCATCATTGGTGCCGCTGGCTTCGGGGTTTTGGGTTTATCACATGCACAAGCCAACAGGGTCAACGCAACACCCGTTGCCACCATGACCACCGCACCGGCCATGGGTTTGCCGGATTTTTCTCAAATTACGGCACGCTATGGCGCTGCCGTGGTCAATATCAGTGTGACAGGAATGGTCAAGACCGCTGGTGATGGGGAAGGCTCCAATGCCAGTCGACCTTGGATGCCAGGTATGTCTGGCATTGATCCGAGCGACCCATTCTTCGAGTTTTTCAAACACTTTCAGGGGTACGGTGGTAGATTGCATAACCAATCTCTAATACCTGTGAGAGGTGAAGGTTCTGGCTTCATCATCAGTGCGGATGGCATCATTCTGACCAACGCTCATGTGGTACGTGATGCCAAGGATGTCACGGTCAAACTTACAGATCGTCGTGAATTTGCGGCTAGGGTTCTGGGCATAGATGTCAAAACTGATGTGGCGGTACTCAAGATTGATGCCACTGGCCTGCCAACTGTGCAGACAGGTAATACGCGAGACCTCAAAGTGGGTGAATGGGTACTTGCAATTGGATCGCCATTTGGTTTCGAGAACAGTGTGACGGCAGGTGTTGTCAGTGCCAAGGGGCGCTCGCTGCCAGATGACAGCTTTGTGCCATTTATCCAGACAGATGTAGCGGTTAATCCAGGTAATTCTGGGGGGCCACTGTTCAATACTCGTGGTGAGGTGGTGGGTATCAACTCGCAGATTTACAGCCGATCGGGTGGTTACCAGGGGTTGTCATTCGCCATTCCGATTGAATTGGCAACCAGGGTCAAGGATCAGATTGTGGCCACCGGGCAGGCCAGTCATGCTCGCCTGGGTGTCTCAATTCAGGAGGTGAATCAAACGTTGGCGGATTCATTTCATTTGCCTAAACCGGAAGGGGCGTTGGTATCCAATGTGGATAAAGATAGTCCGGCTGATAAGGCCGGACTCCGAAGTGGCGACGTGATTCTGAAGGCAAATGGTCAGGCCATCGTTGGTTCGGCTGATCTACCCGCCCTGATTGGCACCATATCACCGGGTGAAAAAATCAATCTTGAGGTATGGCGACAGGGCCAGCAAGAGCAGGTTACGGCCATGTTAGGTGATGCCAGCAACAAACTCGAGCGACTCGCGAAAACAGATGTTCACGCTGATCAGGGCAAGCTTGGATTGGTGCTTCGTCCATTGCTGCCGCAAGAGATGCGTGACCCTGGCATTCACCAGGGATTGTTGATCGAAAATGCGGCAGGGCCAGCCGCGGCAGCTGGCGTACAAGCTGGTGATGTTTTGATGGCCGTGAATGGCACCCCGGTTGAGAGCGTTGATCAAGTTCGCAAGATTGTGAGCATGGCCAATAAATCACTGGCATTGCTGATTCAACGTGATGGCAGCAAAATTTTTGTGCCTGTGCGTATTGGCTGA
- a CDS encoding ATP-binding protein: MSSPLSHSLRARLLWLLLVAVMLTAGVQAAIAYRTALSEADVIFDYQMQQMASSLRPGLPVGSEIVRRVPTEDEDNFDFVIQIWTDNGLRVFQSTARAELPQRAVLGFSTVQARGTTYRIFSVASGSQVIQVAQDMVARREMAGALALRTVSPMVVMVPLLMLVVWWVVSASLAPVSRLRRQVAIRQADDLSALNEHDLPDEVQPLVHELNLLFQRLRQAFDAQQNFVADAAHELRSPLAALKLQVQGLRRAVDDTGRDLAVSRLTAGIDRATRLVEQLLVLARQQSNSGSGMKAAPVDLLALVQFTLAEGVDAAISRQIDLGLLHAAPCVVMGYEDALRILLRNLVDNAIKYTPAGGTVNIVIDCGDGQAVLQVHDSGPGIAEEDRKRVLDRFYRVPGAESCGSGLGLAIVKTIADLHQATVDIGKSQILGGLQVSVGFKNMA, translated from the coding sequence GTGAGTTCTCCCTTGTCACACTCCTTACGCGCCAGATTACTTTGGCTGCTTTTGGTGGCGGTGATGCTGACGGCAGGGGTGCAGGCCGCCATAGCCTACCGCACGGCTCTTTCAGAAGCGGATGTCATTTTTGATTACCAGATGCAGCAAATGGCGAGTTCGTTGCGCCCTGGTTTGCCTGTGGGTTCTGAGATTGTTCGGCGCGTGCCAACTGAGGATGAGGATAATTTTGATTTTGTGATTCAGATCTGGACCGATAACGGGTTGCGTGTGTTTCAGTCAACCGCACGCGCAGAGTTGCCGCAGCGTGCGGTATTGGGTTTTTCGACTGTTCAAGCCAGGGGGACGACTTATCGCATTTTTTCAGTTGCTTCAGGATCGCAGGTGATTCAGGTGGCTCAGGATATGGTTGCCAGACGTGAAATGGCGGGCGCTTTGGCCTTGCGCACGGTCAGTCCTATGGTCGTTATGGTGCCTTTGCTCATGCTGGTGGTCTGGTGGGTTGTTAGCGCTTCACTGGCACCGGTTTCCCGCTTGCGACGGCAGGTGGCCATCCGCCAGGCGGATGATCTGAGTGCATTAAACGAGCACGATTTGCCTGATGAAGTTCAACCGCTGGTGCATGAATTGAACCTTTTGTTCCAACGACTGCGACAAGCTTTTGATGCGCAACAAAACTTTGTCGCTGATGCTGCGCATGAGTTGCGTTCTCCGCTGGCCGCGCTCAAGTTGCAGGTGCAAGGTCTGCGTCGCGCAGTTGACGACACCGGACGTGATCTTGCCGTCAGCCGATTGACCGCAGGTATTGACCGCGCAACCCGGTTGGTGGAGCAATTGTTGGTTTTGGCCAGACAACAATCGAACTCAGGCTCCGGTATGAAGGCCGCTCCTGTTGACTTGCTGGCTTTGGTGCAGTTCACGTTGGCCGAAGGGGTTGACGCAGCTATTTCCCGACAGATTGATCTCGGCTTGCTGCACGCTGCACCTTGCGTGGTGATGGGGTATGAAGATGCATTGCGCATTCTGTTACGCAATCTGGTGGACAACGCCATCAAATACACCCCTGCTGGCGGTACAGTCAATATTGTCATCGACTGTGGTGACGGTCAGGCGGTACTCCAGGTGCATGACAGTGGCCCAGGTATTGCTGAAGAAGACCGCAAGCGGGTACTTGATCGCTTTTATCGGGTGCCTGGTGCAGAAAGTTGTGGCAGTGGTTTAGGTTTGGCCATTGTCAAGACCATCGCGGACTTGCATCAAGCGACGGTTGACATTGGAAAATCCCAAATTCTGGGCGGATTGCAAGTGTCCGTTGGCTTCAAGAACATGGCTTGA
- a CDS encoding response regulator, whose protein sequence is MRLLLVEDDVMIGESVLDLLRDEGYAVDWVKDGEMADTAIDSQTYDVILLDLGLPRRDGLTVLRRLRQRKDRTPVLIATARDAVSQRVEGLDMGADDYIVKPYELDELLARIRALIRRAAGRAEPVYEHLGISIDPVTREVRVNDQPVILSAREWAILELLLARPGMILSRRQLEEKLYSWKDELSSNAIEVYIHGLRKKLGTSIIQNVRGVGYMIPKGSM, encoded by the coding sequence ATGCGTTTGTTGCTTGTTGAAGACGATGTGATGATTGGTGAGTCGGTACTGGATTTGCTTCGCGACGAAGGTTACGCTGTGGATTGGGTCAAGGACGGGGAGATGGCCGATACGGCAATTGACTCGCAAACCTATGATGTCATTTTGCTTGATCTGGGCTTGCCTCGGCGTGATGGTCTGACGGTTCTGCGTCGACTGCGTCAGCGCAAAGACAGAACACCGGTGCTTATTGCCACCGCACGGGATGCGGTTTCCCAGCGCGTTGAAGGCCTGGATATGGGGGCGGATGACTACATCGTCAAGCCGTACGAATTGGATGAACTGCTGGCACGTATACGGGCGCTGATTCGCCGGGCGGCAGGGCGCGCAGAACCTGTGTATGAGCATCTTGGCATCAGCATTGACCCCGTCACACGTGAAGTCAGGGTGAACGATCAGCCCGTTATCCTGTCTGCCCGTGAATGGGCCATTCTTGAGCTGTTGCTGGCGCGCCCAGGGATGATCTTGTCGCGCAGGCAACTGGAAGAAAAACTTTACAGCTGGAAAGATGAGCTCAGCAGCAATGCCATAGAGGTGTATATCCATGGCCTGCGCAAGAAACTGGGTACCAGCATCATTCAGAATGTTCGCGGTGTGGGTTACATGATTCCCAAAGGTTCCATGTGA
- a CDS encoding OmpH family outer membrane protein: MNTFFRIRSALFVFLGILVATQLQAQEVHIGFVKTERIFKEATAAKVAQEKLTQEFSKRDKEIIDRGGAFKSEVDKFQIEAPTWPEAERLAREKQMAEQDRAIQLMRRSFQEDLAARKNDELQLLWINANKIIKQMAKTEKYDLIFQDAVYVNPKFDITDKVLKAMNTLDKK; this comes from the coding sequence ATGAACACTTTTTTTCGGATTCGCAGTGCCCTCTTTGTTTTTCTCGGCATCCTTGTTGCAACGCAGCTTCAAGCGCAAGAAGTTCATATTGGGTTTGTCAAGACAGAGCGTATTTTTAAAGAGGCGACGGCTGCAAAGGTGGCTCAGGAAAAGCTAACTCAGGAGTTTTCCAAACGCGACAAAGAAATCATTGATCGCGGGGGCGCGTTCAAGTCCGAGGTGGACAAGTTCCAAATAGAGGCCCCCACATGGCCAGAAGCTGAACGTCTTGCGCGAGAAAAGCAGATGGCGGAGCAGGATCGCGCGATACAACTCATGCGGAGAAGCTTTCAGGAAGATCTGGCCGCACGCAAAAATGACGAGTTGCAACTGTTATGGATCAACGCCAACAAAATCATCAAGCAAATGGCAAAAACCGAAAAATATGATCTGATTTTTCAGGATGCGGTTTATGTCAATCCCAAATTCGATATAACCGATAAGGTACTGAAAGCCATGAATACTTTGGATAAGAAATAG
- a CDS encoding serine hydrolase, producing the protein MNMSIRLTKTLAIGTLLIYGASSYALQIKSEHAIVISNDTGAVLFEKAAGQPVPIASLTKLMTAMVVLDSKPDMNERIVINAADVDLLKHSKSLVPVGTTLPRKQVLQLALMSSENRAAAALARTYTGGYSAFLRAVNAKIKALGMTQTVIKEPTGLSPENMSSAADLAKMAIAASGYPDIVNITTHASDKFQMTRRSVTFHNTNQLVGAKGWDVRLSKTGFTNEAGHCLIMRIKQAGKQATLVLLNAKATAASRFDALNIRQLLDHRELAQVSMPTSRL; encoded by the coding sequence ATGAATATGAGCATCCGACTCACCAAGACACTTGCCATTGGCACTCTTCTTATATATGGCGCAAGTAGTTATGCGCTGCAGATCAAGTCCGAACATGCCATTGTGATCAGCAATGATACGGGTGCGGTTTTGTTTGAGAAAGCTGCGGGTCAGCCGGTACCGATTGCATCGTTGACCAAGTTGATGACGGCCATGGTCGTCTTGGACAGCAAGCCAGACATGAATGAACGCATCGTCATCAATGCCGCAGATGTTGACTTGCTTAAACACAGCAAATCACTCGTGCCGGTTGGTACCACCTTGCCCAGAAAACAAGTGCTTCAGTTAGCCTTGATGTCTTCCGAAAACCGTGCCGCTGCAGCTTTGGCGCGCACCTATACAGGTGGGTACAGCGCATTTCTTCGGGCGGTCAATGCAAAAATAAAGGCACTCGGGATGACGCAAACTGTGATCAAAGAGCCTACCGGCTTATCACCCGAAAATATGTCAAGTGCCGCTGATTTGGCCAAAATGGCCATTGCTGCTTCTGGTTATCCTGATATTGTCAATATCACAACCCATGCGTCAGACAAGTTCCAGATGACTCGGCGAAGTGTGACATTTCATAACACGAACCAACTGGTGGGTGCCAAAGGGTGGGATGTTCGATTGTCGAAAACAGGATTCACTAACGAAGCGGGTCATTGCCTGATCATGCGTATCAAGCAAGCCGGAAAACAAGCCACCTTGGTCTTGCTGAATGCCAAGGCGACCGCTGCGTCACGGTTTGATGCATTGAATATTCGACAGCTTTTAGACCATAGAGAACTGGCCCAGGTATCCATGCCAACATCACGACTCTGA